The genomic region gaaaataaagaagacgAGGAAGATGAAAAATTTCCCAAATTTACAAATGATGTCGAAGACAATGTAGAACGAAAGAATAGAAAAAAtgtcttaaaaaataaatggtaTTGGTTTGATCTTGGATATTGTgcattaatttgtttatatgaaattttaaaaaatgagaaaaaaaatcaaacaaatattacacctgttttttatgaaatttgtTTGGACCATGTTATAGACTGTTTTAACTTCTTTGTATATTTACCAAGAGTTCATGTAAATTATGACGTCCAAAATAATGTTAATGaagatataataagaaaCAGTGAGCATATtgatatgaaaaaaacatccattattttattagacATActcaaattaattttatttgaattatattctttatatctTAACGATCCAtcaaaaatacaaattatgaCTATGAGATtatcaattaaaaatgataataataatgctaGTACTAAAATTACCATAGCTATCatattaacattaaaatatatttacgaAACAATTGGCTATAAAGAATTATTCTTTTCTCTTCAAGATTTGTATCAAATATTTTCTGAACTAAATGATCATCCAGATGATGAAATTGAGCTCATATCCAAGAAGTGGTTTAATGAGATAAGCAAATATACGGGGAGGACTTAATACTCTTGTTTTACCGTGTAACATTGGTTATTCCTAAATTATtatctattatatttttttagcataatttaattttgacattatatatttttgaaaaaaaaagaaaaaataaaaataataaaaaaataaaataggtaCATTTAGTCACATTTAAACAAACCAGTATTCAGCCTATTCATTTTAAAGACACATTAATATTCTTAACGCTTTatcaaaaaatgttaatggtgaaaaattttatcaaaatgaagaaaaaggaCTGTTTTTTTAAAGGGTCTTAATGCTTACACATGTATATCtcttcttatatatatatatatatttatattcgtATCTTAATCTAATTCAACTTTTGAGTGTTCAAAAGTgttatacattaatatattactttgccatatttgcaatttttaaaagaatttcttatgaatatttcgtatatataacattttaatacaattatatacattattttatctttaaattttaaaattgccATTTGTAAAAAAGTAACACTGATCATGCactcatttatttaattgttcGCCCATTAACTTGTTTATTTCCCATTTggctatttatttatttattcatttatttgtgtATCCGTTCATTTGTGTATTCGTTCATTTGTGTACTCATTCATTGGTGTATTCGTTCATTTGTGTAATCGTTTATTTGTGTATTCGTTCATTCGTGTATTCATTCATTCGTGTATTCATTCATTCGTGTATTCATTCgtatgtttatttatctatctgtttatttaatttaattttttttttttttccctttattCAGCAATCATGATAATCAGCTAAaactcaaaaaaaattttaattttctaaaatattatgtattattttgtacaGAAAAATAGAACTTGCTCAAAatagtaaaagaaaaaaaaaattattgttttttttttaaagtatttaaaaaatttatttataaaatttactttaaaaaaaataaacattcctctaattaaatgaatccaaaaaaaattttttaatgattcaagcaataaataaatgtaaagcAATTACAACATCTATCTTTTCAAAAGAtggaaaaagcaaaaatattttttctatatttttttacaataatatatattaacaccataatattattagaaCACATTATATCTCCATTACGTGTAAATATGCCTTTTTGTCCCTGTCACATTACtgtatattaaatgaagtattaatatttcttcctttttttttcttttttttctgtaaaagaaataaatttgttatGTCAAAATGGGAATTCTAGAGGTAAACGCATACATTAAAGCTTTTGCATAGTTTTAGCTTTGTGTGCTCATATTTGGtgtgcataatttttttttttcagaaaaTCAAAGAAATAGAGGCCGAGATGGCCCGAACCCAAAAAAACAAGGCAACTGAGGTAAGAAAGATGTGCACAAtgttttattctattttaatatttttttcctttttatttcatttttacttcattttacttcattttacttcatttgTACTTGTTCTCTTTCGCTTGGTcttatttttccatatatgaATTGTTCGAACAAATggacttcttttttttagtatCATTTGGGTCAATTAAAAGCTAAATTAGCGAAGTACAGGTACAAGCAAAGAAATATTTCGTGTttccattttaaaattttgttcattCCTTTTATTACAACATTGTGTAAAattgttcatttatattattactttatattataatttgtacACATGTCTACTTATGCATTCCGTTTGatattataacattatttatatctttattattttataacattttactGTCAGATCACAACTACTTGAAGCTCCAAAAGGGGGGAAGAGAGGAGAGGGTTTCGATGTACAGAGgttcaaataaaaagagaaatgaaaattaaagaatGATATCACTgcatagataaaaaaaaaaaaaaagaagagaattGTTTGAATGTAACACacaaaataagtaaattattattattattattttattattagacAAGGAGATGCGAGAATATGCTTAATCGGTTTTCCCTCCGTTGGGAAATCAACActtttatcaaaaataacAAGTACAACATCTGAAATCGCTGATTATGAATTTACTACATTAACGTGTAAACCAGGTACAATTCTAATAAAGCGCAAATACGAATTTAAGCAGCTTCTAAATTGCGGTTATGTTCTGTTTACTTGTACGTCTTTTcgtttattctatttttgttctactgtccaatttttttttttttttaacaggAATTGTAAGTTACAAGGATTCAAAAATTCAGTTACTTGATTTACCAGGGATTATTCAAGGCGCAGCAGAAGGCCGTGGAAGAGGCAGACAAGTACagaaggagaaaaaaaaaatattttaaaatttttataatgtaaaaataataatcgtatggaatgtatatttttaattttactgtgactgctatttttttaaaataggtAATTGCTGTAGCAAAATCCTGTGATATGATTATGATGATATTGGATGCAACCAGAGACAAtagacaaaaaataaaactagaaaagtattttttttttttttcttttttttaaatactctaaataatatataaagcatagtatatgtaaatgagagtattataaaatttgattttttttttttttagtgaaTTGAAATCAGTGGGAATAAGAATTAATCAAGAACCGCAAAGGGTAAGTAGTATGAAAAATGTCCTAAGAAACAAATTTAttgtttcttttattaatattgttagtgtttttattattattattatccttatcttacatattttaagaaataaattacCAGACTAATGATTACTTCACTTTTTTACACTTATCAGATAACATTAACGAGAAAGAAATTAGGGGGTGTTGTCATAAATAGCACTGTTCCATTAACTaaagtaattatattaaatattttaatttttttttttattattctttttgttcAATTGTTAATGTTGTTATTACGAATGCCATTGTTATTGTAactataatatacattattgtTTTCAcaattgttaatatttttcctttttcagaTGGACAACAAACTTATAATGAGCATACTCCACCAGTACAAAATACATAACTgtaatttgttatttaacGAAGATGCTACTGTAAGAAACCCTATTGTGGATAACCCAAGAACTCATGGCGTCAATAATATcaaatacttttatttttctttttttttcataggTAGATGATCTCATTGATGTTATAGAAGGAAACAGAAAGTATATAAAGTGCATTTATGTGTACAACAAAATAGATATGTTACCATTGAAGGAGATTAATACTATTGCTTCAGGGTATATCGGagtttgtatattttaaatacgcacacatatatatatatatatatatatatatatatatatatatatatgcgcagtcttattatttataagcTTTCTGTACATTTTGAACATTTCTTACGTTTTGTATTATAGTGAGAACACCGTTGTAATAAGTAGTAGCAAATCATGGAATTTGGATGTAttgaaagaatatatatttcaaaagtTGGAAATTATTCGAGTGTACACAAAAGTTCGCAAAGAAAAACCTGATTTTACAAATCCCATTACGTTGACTAGACAAAGAGGTAACAAGAGATAAGgggaaaaattgaaaaaagaaaaaaacgaaaaaagacaacatatataaaaagagtaatattttttattttcttcattattttatttttttcttttctcatTTT from Plasmodium malariae genome assembly, chromosome: 11 harbors:
- the PmUG01_11027100 gene encoding GTP-binding protein, putative, with amino-acid sequence MGILEKIKEIEAEMARTQKNKATEYHLGQLKAKLAKYRSQLLEAPKGGKRGEGFDVQRQGDARICLIGFPSVGKSTLLSKITSTTSEIADYEFTTLTCKPGIVSYKDSKIQLLDLPGIIQGAAEGRGRGRQVIAVAKSCDMIMMILDATRDNRQKIKLENELKSVGIRINQEPQRITLTRKKLGGVVINSTVPLTKMDNKLIMSILHQYKIHNCNLLFNEDATVDDLIDVIEGNRKYIKCIYVYNKIDMLPLKEINTIASGENTVVISSSKSWNLDVLKEYIFQKLEIIRVYTKVRKEKPDFTNPITLTRQRGSQTVEAVLSQIHKDMIKDFKFALVWGRSTKHNPQRVDLHHKLADEDVIQIVKNG